In a single window of the Drosophila albomicans strain 15112-1751.03 chromosome 3, ASM965048v2, whole genome shotgun sequence genome:
- the LOC117571223 gene encoding uncharacterized protein LOC117571223 yields the protein MYKFALFSCLVLCMCSLRHVHGDVFEECSNSQEGSFVASWENCQSYVYCDGDDSILGQCDDGEYFDSESGACDLSTNVRCFLDEVDEPPMPDEEEEVEAGDDDLPLEPEPTPPTMDNPTTVDYLNIAPVVKPNCPFSDDPSQVILMPNNASCTGYYLCYHGHAMEMHCTNDLHFNAQSGQCDHPENAHCALAEPTAHKCLPHMTDFFPHPDKCSYFYYCIKGFLTLQQCPFFYGWDIERRSCVHLNVAKCFATSRRASKHASKLSHKMRQSIRIDILPVVFTVIILGCVFPVRAINITECGSNENGEYMNITRSDCNYTVIFCNGQNSQFCDTIDMCDPSYNCPEATDISVSTTIGTTFSTSNGSTFSTSVGSTVSTTPRSTTTGTPAEDIQCSEFIHCDGDNSYYCNGECDEPVSCYVTTPVDTTTQQRLTTVTREASTNNVYTEPYTTTTKSTTTTTKRTTTTSPIDSNCGSMHNSKRYCAFLLVLVCLFGSESLADIFEQCNEENDQQFIVSNTSCTHFILCNGEDSHEGECPDGDRFNAEEQMCELMEDIDCRTGQSLDINNNIITGSATSAPEITTTTLTSTLAVVQTTSPSPVDSSPASSLTISSSNPVFTSVASICPRADNPNQIVLLAHEQSCSDYFICYGGQPIAMHCAPTLHFNVKTGKCDKAEIVKCLRSSIAVRDQCKKHTVDVYPHPDNCNYFYYCRNGYLLLQQCPFFYGWDYDKRSCVAIRQAKCYGRTRI from the exons atgtataaatttgcgCTATTTTCGTGCTTGGTACTTTGTATGTGCTCATTGAGGCACGTTCATGGAGATGTGTTCGAGGAATGTTCAAATTCGCAGGAAGGAAGCTTTGTTGCCAGCTGGGAGAATTGTCAATCGTATGTTTATTGCGATGGTGATGATTCCATACTGGGTCAGTGCGATGATGGCGAATACTTTGACTCGGAATCTGGAGCATGTGATCTATCAACGAATGTGCGCTGTTTTTTGGATGAGGTCGACGAACCGCCAATGCCAGACGAAGAAGAGGAGGTAGAGGCCGGAGATGACGATTTACCACTTGAACCAGAGCCAACGCCGCCAACAATGGATAATCCAACCACAGTGGACTATTTAAACATTGCACCCGTTGTCAAGCCCAACTGCCCGTTCAGTGATGATCCGAGCCAGGTTATTCTGATGCCCAACAATGCATCATGCACTGGATATTATCTTTGCTATCATGGTCATGCCATGGAAATGCATTGCACTAATGACCTGCATTTTAATGCCCAGAGTGGCCAGTGTGATCATCCCGAAAATGCTCATTGCGCG CTGGCTGAGCCGACGGCACACAAGTGCTTGCCCCATATGACTGATTTCTTTCCACATCCGGATAAATGCAGTTATTTCTACTACTGCATCAAGGGCTTTCTGACGCTGCAACAGTGTCCCTTCTTCTATGGCTGGGACATTGAACGACGAAGCTGTGTGCATCTGAACGTGGCTAAATGCTTTGCCACCTCGAGACGTGCGT CTAAGCATGCCTCGAAACTGTCGCACAAAATGAGACAATCTATTCGAATTGACATCCTGCCCGTCGTTTTTACCGTCATCATTCTCGGTTGCGTCTTCCCCGTTCGCGCCATTAATATCACCGAATGCGGTAGCAACGAAAATGGGGAATACATGAACATTACTCGCTCGGATTGTAACTACACTGTGATATTTTGTAATGGCCAGAACTCACAGTTCTGCGACACAATCGATATGTGTGATCCCTCTTACAATTGCCCTGAAGCCACCGATATAAGCGTCAGTACAACAATTGGAACAACATTCAGTACATCGAATGGATCAACATTCAGCACATCGGTTGGATCAACGGTCAGCACAACGCCACGATCGACCACGACAGGAACTCCAGCAGAGGATATAC AGTGTAGCGAGTTTATCCATTGCGATGGCGATAATTCCTATTACTGTAATGGAGAATGCGACGAGCCTGTGAGTTGCTACGTAACCACACCGGTGGACACAACCACACAACAACGCCTGACGACCGTCACCAGAGAGGCGAGCACCAATAATGTCTATACAGAGCCCTACACAACTACTACGAAGAGTACAACAACTACTACGaagagaacaacaaccact TCGCCCATTGACAGCAACTGCGGAAGCATGCATAATTCTAAAAGATACTGTGCGTTTTTACTGGTGTTAGTTTGCCTCTTTGGCTCTGAATCTCTGGCTGATATTTTCGAGCAGTGTAATGAAGAAAACGATCAACAGTTTATAGTGTCTAATACGAGTTGCACTCATTTCATTCTCTGCAACGGTGAGGACTCCCATGAAGGCGAGTGCCCAGACGGAGACAGATTTAATGCTGAGGAGCAAATGTGTGAGCTTATGGAGGATATCGATTGTCGCACTGGCCAGTCTCTCGATATTAATAACAACATTATCACGGGAAGTGCTACCTCAGCTCCAGAAATAACTACAACTACACTGACTTCAACGCTAGCAGTTGTCCAAACTACAAGCCCATCTCCTGTGGATAGTAGCCCCGCCAGCAGCTTAACAATTTCATCCAGCAATCCAGTATTTACCTCTGTGGCTAGCATCTGTCCACGCGCAGATAATCCCAATCAAATCGTGCTCTTGGCTCATGAACAATCCTGTTCCGACTACTTTATTTGCTACGGTGGTCAACCTATTGCCATGCACTGTGCGCCgactttgcattttaatgtaaaaaCTGGAAAGTGCGACAAAGCTGAGATAGTTAAATGTTTg AGATCGAGCATTGCCGTTCGGGATCAGTGTAAGAAGCACACTGTTGACGTTTACCCACATCCAGATAATTGCAACTATTTCTACTATTGCCGCAATGGTTACCTTTTGCTTCAGCAGTGCCCATTCTTCTATGGCTGGGATTATGATAAGCGTTCTTGTGTAGCGATTCGTCAGGCCAAATGTTATGGTCGTACTCGTATTTGA
- the LOC117571222 gene encoding coiled-coil domain-containing protein 80 — protein sequence MRTYMLKLLLLVLGCLPPGQMIEAAFLQECEGYIITLITNPNSECSEFIHCDGDNSYYCNGECDEPVSCYVTTPVDTTTQQRLTTVTREASTNNVYTEPYTTTTKSTTTTTKRTTTTVTTTTKTSSNNPYVICRESGQNMVFPYPPNNSYYYQCISKYLLLQQCPQNFFFNESEGKCTGRSPYRL from the coding sequence ATGCGAACTTATATGTTGAAACTCCTACTACTTGTACTTGGGTGCCTGCCGCCTGGGCAGATGATTGAGGCGGCGTTCCTGCAGGAATGCGAAGGCTACATCATCACTCTTATTACCAATCCGAATTCAGAGTGTAGCGAGTTTATCCATTGCGATGGCGATAATTCCTATTACTGTAATGGAGAATGCGACGAGCCTGTGAGTTGCTACGTAACCACACCGGTGGACACAACCACACAACAACGCCTGACGACCGTCACCAGAGAGGCGAGCACCAATAATGTCTATACAGAGCCCTACACAACTACTACGAAGAGTACAACAACTACTACGaagagaacaacaaccactGTAACCACTACAACGAAGACCAGCAGCAATAATCCTTATGTCATCTGCAGAGAGTCTGGCCAAAATATGGTTTTCCCTTATCCACCGAATAATAGCTATTATTATCAGTGTATTTCGAAATATCTTCTGCTGCAGCAATGCCCGCAGAATTTTTTCTTCAATGAGTCAGAGGGTAAATGCACGGGTCGGAGTCCTTATCGATTGTAA